In Rathayibacter sp. VKM Ac-2762, one DNA window encodes the following:
- a CDS encoding DUF1990 domain-containing protein, with protein sequence MSIRRSNFEGQPQVTYAAVGGTLAPDLLEYPPDGFTAERFEARLGSGDERFAITTASLMTWGVQRGSGIEVTDITSGSGVQYTGVNFDAAGTPIDLVSRPTEEHFAPDGTPYITAGVTAVLRVTLLGRVFDAPVRVVYVVDEPDQVGFAYGTLEGHPESGEESFVVEKRADDSVWLVIRVFSRPSTRLYRLGAPVLRAVQKRQVAKYLRALLPARVS encoded by the coding sequence GTCACCTACGCGGCCGTCGGCGGCACTCTGGCACCCGACCTGCTCGAGTACCCGCCGGACGGCTTCACGGCCGAGCGCTTCGAGGCCCGTCTCGGCTCGGGCGACGAGCGCTTCGCCATCACCACCGCCTCCCTGATGACCTGGGGCGTGCAGCGCGGCAGCGGCATCGAGGTGACCGATATCACCAGCGGCAGCGGCGTGCAGTACACCGGCGTCAACTTCGACGCCGCGGGCACCCCGATCGACCTCGTCAGCCGGCCGACGGAGGAGCACTTCGCTCCCGACGGCACCCCCTACATCACCGCCGGCGTGACCGCCGTGCTCCGCGTGACCCTGCTCGGCCGCGTCTTCGACGCCCCGGTCCGCGTGGTCTACGTCGTCGACGAGCCCGACCAGGTCGGCTTCGCCTACGGCACCCTCGAGGGCCACCCCGAGAGCGGCGAGGAGTCCTTCGTCGTCGAGAAGCGCGCGGACGACTCGGTCTGGCTCGTCATCCGGGTCTTCTCGCGACCCTCCACCCGCCTCTACCGCCTGGGCGCGCCGGTGCTGCGCGCCGTGCAGAAGCGCCAGGTCGCCAAGTACCTGCGCGCGCTGCTGCCGGCGCGCGTCAGCTGA
- the hemW gene encoding radical SAM family heme chaperone HemW: MGSALPIADPAPLDGGLPASVVDGVEQRDLGLYVHVPFCRVRCGYCDFNTYTATELRGAKQQDYADEAITEMALGAEVLERAGLPRRPARTVFFGGGTPTLLPAGDLVRMLDGLRTHFGVAPDAEVTTEANPDSVDAAYLYALAEAGFTRVSFGMQSAVPHVLATLERTHDPERVPLVVEWAREAGLQVSLDLIYGTPGESLADWERSLDSALANRPDHLSAYALIVEDGTKLARQIRRGEVATPDDDLTADMYELADARLAAAGYSWYEVSNWARDDAHRSRHNLSYWLGHDWWGVGPGAHSHVGGVRWWNVKHPAAYADRLSTGASPAAGRETLDAGTRRVEDVLLRSRLADGLPIDAIDAARRSEVAGLIADGLVDGRAALGGRIVLTLRGRLLADAVVRRLTDG; the protein is encoded by the coding sequence GTGGGGAGCGCCCTCCCGATCGCCGATCCTGCTCCGCTCGACGGCGGACTGCCCGCGTCCGTCGTCGACGGCGTGGAGCAGCGCGACCTCGGCCTCTACGTGCACGTGCCGTTCTGCCGGGTCCGCTGCGGGTACTGCGACTTCAACACCTACACGGCGACCGAGCTCCGCGGGGCGAAGCAGCAGGACTACGCCGACGAGGCGATCACCGAGATGGCTCTCGGTGCCGAGGTGCTCGAGCGCGCGGGCCTGCCCCGGCGCCCCGCCCGCACGGTCTTCTTCGGCGGCGGGACGCCCACCCTCCTGCCCGCCGGCGACCTGGTGCGGATGCTGGACGGTCTCCGCACCCACTTCGGGGTCGCGCCCGACGCCGAGGTCACCACCGAGGCGAACCCGGACTCCGTCGACGCCGCCTACCTCTACGCGCTGGCCGAGGCGGGCTTCACCCGCGTCAGCTTCGGGATGCAGTCGGCCGTGCCGCACGTCCTCGCCACGCTCGAGCGCACCCACGACCCGGAGCGGGTCCCGCTCGTGGTCGAGTGGGCGAGGGAGGCCGGCCTGCAGGTCAGCCTCGACCTCATCTACGGCACGCCGGGGGAGTCCCTGGCCGACTGGGAGCGGTCGCTCGACTCCGCGCTCGCCAACCGGCCGGACCACCTCTCGGCCTACGCCCTGATCGTGGAGGACGGCACGAAGCTCGCCCGGCAGATCCGCCGCGGCGAGGTCGCGACCCCGGACGACGACCTCACGGCCGACATGTACGAGCTCGCCGACGCGCGCCTGGCCGCTGCCGGGTACTCCTGGTACGAGGTCAGCAACTGGGCCCGCGACGACGCCCACCGCTCCCGGCACAACCTCTCGTACTGGCTCGGCCACGACTGGTGGGGCGTCGGCCCCGGCGCGCACAGCCACGTCGGAGGCGTGCGCTGGTGGAACGTGAAGCACCCGGCGGCCTACGCCGACCGGCTGAGCACCGGGGCCTCGCCCGCTGCCGGGCGGGAGACGCTCGACGCGGGTACGCGGCGTGTGGAGGACGTGCTGCTGCGCTCGCGCCTGGCGGACGGGCTGCCCATCGACGCGATCGACGCCGCTCGGCGCAGCGAGGTGGCGGGGCTCATCGCCGACGGCCTCGTCGACGGCCGGGCGGCGCTCGGCGGCCGGATCGTGCTGACCCTGCGCGGCCGTCTGCTGGCCGACGCGGTCGTGCGCCGTCTCACCGACGGCTGA
- a CDS encoding DUF4870 domain-containing protein, which translates to MPRWTPSARGTPVAAAGTETIMSATPPPPPVYGTPAPPLNPADEKTWAIVTHVTGIFFSFLPSLIVFLVFKGRGPFLEAHAKTALNFHLTTLIAYVAGTILSFVLVGFIVFLVVPILVIVFAIIASVRASAGEYYTYPLSIPFFK; encoded by the coding sequence ATGCCACGATGGACGCCGAGCGCACGGGGGACGCCCGTCGCCGCCGCCGGAACGGAGACCATCATGTCGGCCACCCCTCCCCCGCCCCCCGTCTACGGGACCCCGGCTCCGCCGCTGAACCCGGCGGACGAGAAGACCTGGGCGATCGTCACGCACGTGACCGGCATCTTCTTCAGCTTCCTGCCCTCGCTGATCGTCTTCCTGGTCTTCAAGGGGCGCGGACCGTTCCTCGAGGCGCACGCCAAGACGGCCCTCAACTTCCACCTGACGACGCTGATCGCCTACGTCGCCGGGACGATCCTGTCCTTCGTCCTCGTCGGCTTCATCGTGTTCCTGGTCGTGCCGATCCTGGTGATCGTCTTCGCGATCATCGCCTCGGTGCGCGCCAGCGCGGGCGAGTACTACACGTATCCGCTCAGCATCCCGTTCTTCAAGTAG